One Gadus morhua chromosome 1, gadMor3.0, whole genome shotgun sequence DNA segment encodes these proteins:
- the mrgbp gene encoding MRG/MORF4L-binding protein, with the protein MGEADLALGQTDEKPPDTGSVPGDDSVVWSHEVEVCLFHAMLGHKPVGVNRHFHMICIRDKFSQNIGRQVSSSVIWDHLGTMYDMQALHESEILPFPNSEKSFSLPDDIIQDVKEGKGGGEEEKKEFKMEREPPATHEEGSNSSVKLGERGSSRDKERDKEREKEREKGPSEGGGGGAGGGGGGVKEAEKRKRNRGQAEKLISSSSSSSHPASPGGTKRRRT; encoded by the exons ATGGGGGAGGCAGACTTAGCTTTAGGACAGACCGACGAAAAGCCTCCAGACACGGGCTCAGTTCCCGGCGACGACTCGGTGGTATGGAGCCATGAAGTAGAGGTGTGCCTCTTCCACGCCATGCTGGGTCACAAACCCGTAG GGGTGAACCGTCACTTCCACATGATCTGCATCCGGGACAAGTTCAGCCAGAACATAGGCCGGCaggtctcctcctccgtcatctGGGACCACCTGGGAACCATGTACGACATGCAGGCCCTG catGAGTCGGAGATCCTTCCCTTTCCGAATTCGGAGAAGAGCTTCTCTCTGCCTGATGACATCATCCAGGACGTTAAAGAAG ggaagggagggggtgaggaggagaagaaggagtttaagatggagagagaacCTCCTGCCACTCACGAAGAAG gcagcAACTCGTCGGTGAAGCTGGGCGAGCGAGGGAGCAGCcgtgacaaagagagagacaaagagagggagaaggagagagagaaggggccgagcgaggggggaggaggaggagcaggaggaggaggaggaggcgttaAGGAggcagagaagaggaagaggaatcgAGGACAAGCCGAGAAGCTCATCTCCTCGTCATCGTCTTCATCACACCCTGCGAGCCCCGGAGGAACCAAGAGAAGGCGTACctga